GTGTCGCCGACGGCGTACCTCCGCACAGGGTTGTTTGTACCGACCGATAGGTATAATTTTCACCGAGGTATCGAGCCGCAGCTGCAATGGAGCACGCATGAGCATCGACGACGTCAGGAACGGCACCCGCGGGGTGATCGCATGACGGCCCGTGTCCTGGTGGTGGGGGCCTCGGCGGCGGGGTTGTCTACGGTGGAGGCGTTGCGGCGCAAGGGGTTCGTGGGCGGGGTGACGGTGTTGGGCGACGAGCCGCACGCTCCGTACGACCGCCCGCCGCTGTCGAAGCAGGTGCTGTCCGGCGCCTGGGAGCCGGAGCGGGCCGCGCTGCGGGCGCAGGAACAACTGTCGGCGCTGGATGCCGAGTTCCTCCTCGGGGAGACCGCTGTCGCGTTGGACGCCGAGTCGCGGGCGGTGCGTACGGCGTCCGGACGCGAGGTCGCCGCCGATACCGTCGTGATCGCGACGGGTGTGCGGGCTCGGCGGTTTCCCGGGCAGGACGAACTGGCCGGGGTGCATGTACTGCGCACCCTCGACGACGCGCTGGCGTTGCGCGCCGAGTTGCTGCCGGGCCGTCGGTTGGTCGTCGTCGGTGAGGGCGTGCTGGGGTCGGAGATCGCGGCGACCGCGCGGACGCTGGGCCTGGAGGTGACGTTGGCCGGGCCGTTGGCGGCACCGATGGCGTTGCAGGTGGGTCCGGTGGTGTCGGGGGTGCTGGCCGGCCTGCACACCGAGCGCGGGGTGACGCTGCGGCTGGGTGAGGGTGTCGTCGGGACGGCGGGCGAGGGCGGCCGGGTCACGGGGGTGCGGCTGGCCTCGGAGGAGGTACTGCCGGCCGATGTGGTCGTGGTCGCGATCGGAGCGGTTCCGGCGACTCAGTGGCTGGCGGACAGCGGCCTGACCCTGGACAACGGCGTGGTGTGCGACGCGCGGTGCCGGGCGGCCGAGGGGATCTACGCGGTCGGAGACGTGGCCCGCTGGCACCACGAGGCCCTGGGCCGGCCGATCCGGCTGGAGAACCGGACCAACGCCACGGAGCAGGCGATGGCGGTCGCCGGCGCGATCCTCGGCGAGGACCGGCCCTACCTACCCGTGCCGTACTTCTGGACCGACCAGTACGACGCCAAGCTCCAGGTCCACGGCTTCCTGCCGACGGAGGCCGAAGTGGACGTCGTGGAGGGCGAGTTGGCGGCCCGCCGCTTCGTCGCCCGGTATCGCGTCAAGGGCCGGGTCACGGGGGTTCTGGGCTGGAACATGCCCAAGCAGACCCGGCTGCGCCGCCAGGAAGTCGTGGACGCGCTCCAGACCGCCACCGAACCCACTCCGGCCTCCACCCCTGCCCCCGTACCCGCCCCTACCCACTGAACCGACCAGGAGAGAAGTCATGAAGGTTGTCGTCGACGAGGAGAAGTGCGTCGCCGCCGGACAGTGCGTGAACGCCGCCATGGACGTGTTCGACCAGCGTGACGAGGACGGCATCGTCGTCCTCCTGGACGAGAACCCGCCCGCCGAACTGGCCGAGGACGTGCGCAACGCCGCCGCGATCTGCCCGGCGCTGGCCATCCGCATCGAGGAATAGACCGGACGCCGGACGCACGGAGAACCCCCGGGTTCCGTGTGCGCCCGCCCCCACCACTTGAGGAGAATCCATGGCTGAGGCAGAGACCCGGCTCGCCCCCGACGAGCAGGCGTACTTCTATCAGGACGACCGGGACGCCAAGTGCCCCTTCGCACCGCCGCCCGGACTGCGCGCCCTGAACGAGAAGGCTCCGGTGACCCGGGTCCGCATCTGGGACGGCAGTACCCCGTGGCTGGTCACCGGCCATGCCGCGCAGCGGGCGATCCTGTCGGACCCCCGGGTCAGCTCGGACGACAAGCGGCCCGGGTTCCCGTACCCGAACCACGTCATGGCGGAGTCGGCCCCCCACCACCCGCTGACGATCTTCAACGCGGACGGCGCCGACCACACGCGCATCCGACGCATGATGACCCGCCCGTTCACCCGCCCCCGGATGGAGGCGCTGCGGCCGAGCATCCAGGAGTTCACCGACGAGCTCATCGACCGGATGCTCGCGGGCCCCAAGCCGGCGGACCTCGTGACCGCGGTGTCGCTGCCGCTGCCCTCGCTGATGATCTGCGTGCTGCTCGGAGTGCCGTACGCGGACCACGACTTCTTCCAGGAACACGCCCAGTGGGCCACCAGGAGCGACAAGACGGTCGAGCAGCAGAACGCGGCGAACGCGGCGCTGGGCGGC
The DNA window shown above is from Streptomyces sp. NBC_01451 and carries:
- a CDS encoding NAD(P)/FAD-dependent oxidoreductase, translated to MTARVLVVGASAAGLSTVEALRRKGFVGGVTVLGDEPHAPYDRPPLSKQVLSGAWEPERAALRAQEQLSALDAEFLLGETAVALDAESRAVRTASGREVAADTVVIATGVRARRFPGQDELAGVHVLRTLDDALALRAELLPGRRLVVVGEGVLGSEIAATARTLGLEVTLAGPLAAPMALQVGPVVSGVLAGLHTERGVTLRLGEGVVGTAGEGGRVTGVRLASEEVLPADVVVVAIGAVPATQWLADSGLTLDNGVVCDARCRAAEGIYAVGDVARWHHEALGRPIRLENRTNATEQAMAVAGAILGEDRPYLPVPYFWTDQYDAKLQVHGFLPTEAEVDVVEGELAARRFVARYRVKGRVTGVLGWNMPKQTRLRRQEVVDALQTATEPTPASTPAPVPAPTH
- a CDS encoding ferredoxin, which encodes MKVVVDEEKCVAAGQCVNAAMDVFDQRDEDGIVVLLDENPPAELAEDVRNAAAICPALAIRIEE